A section of the Rhodobacteraceae bacterium M382 genome encodes:
- a CDS encoding phosphotransferase, with protein sequence MSQSDLITRIRALPIWQGEITAQPLTGGITNVNFKVTDLSGSYVVRLGDDIPLHQVMRFNELAASRAAHAAGLSPAVVHSEGDLTVLEFIESRTLTEADVRHPDMLPRVLELVKRCHREVPAHLRGPSLVFWVFHVIRDYAATLSENSSSHQTLVPKLVDIGNRLEQQAGPYDMVFGHNDLLCGNFLDDGTRLWLIDFDYAGFNSPLFDLGGLASNNGLSPDQEDWMLESYFETPVTDDLRHRYTAMKCASLLRETMWSMVSEITSDIDFDYAAYTAENLARFRAALTDFENT encoded by the coding sequence ATGAGCCAATCCGACCTGATAACCCGCATCCGTGCCCTGCCGATCTGGCAGGGAGAGATCACGGCCCAGCCGTTGACCGGCGGCATTACCAATGTGAACTTCAAGGTGACCGACCTAAGCGGTTCTTATGTGGTGCGCCTGGGCGATGACATCCCGCTGCACCAGGTGATGCGGTTCAATGAACTGGCCGCCAGCCGCGCCGCCCACGCGGCGGGGCTGTCCCCGGCGGTCGTGCATTCCGAAGGGGATCTGACCGTGCTGGAATTCATCGAAAGCCGCACCCTGACAGAGGCCGACGTGCGCCATCCCGATATGCTGCCGCGCGTTCTGGAGCTGGTAAAGCGTTGCCACCGCGAGGTGCCCGCCCATCTGCGCGGCCCGTCGTTGGTGTTCTGGGTGTTCCATGTCATCCGCGATTATGCCGCGACGCTGAGCGAAAACAGCAGCAGCCATCAAACGCTGGTCCCCAAACTGGTCGACATCGGCAACCGGTTGGAACAACAGGCCGGTCCCTATGACATGGTGTTTGGCCACAACGATCTGCTGTGTGGCAATTTTCTGGACGATGGCACCCGGCTTTGGCTGATCGACTTTGACTATGCCGGGTTCAATTCTCCCCTGTTCGATCTGGGCGGGCTGGCATCCAACAACGGCCTTTCGCCCGATCAGGAAGACTGGATGTTGGAAAGCTATTTTGAAACCCCGGTAACCGACGATCTGCGTCACCGGTATACGGCGATGAAATGCGCCTCGCTGCTGCGTGAAACCATGTGGAGCATGGTGTCTGAAATCACCTCTGACATCGACTTTGACTATGCGGCCTATACGGCCGAAAACCTCGCGCGGTTCCGCGCGGCCCTCACCGACTTTGAAAACACCTGA
- a CDS encoding FAD-dependent oxidoreductase yields MTELPSTAKAVIIGGGIIGCSTAYHLAKMGWTDTVLLERKKLTSGTTFHAAGLVGQLRSNANITQLLGYSVDLYKKLEEETGLGTGWKMNGGLRLACNEERWTEVKRQATTAHSFGLDMQLLTPKEAQDLWPLMDIGDVIGAAFLPTDGQANPSDITQALAKGARMAGARIFEDTKVTDLEIENGKIRAVITEHGRIECEKVIVCAGQWTRDFAAKFGVNVPLVPMEHQYMVTEPFGVPGNLPTLRDPDRLTYYKEEVGGLVMGGYEANPIPWAVNGIPQGFHYTLLDSNFDHFEQLMELSLGRVPALETAGIKTLTNGPESFTPDGNFIVGEAPELANFFVGAGFNAFGIASGGGAGMVLAEWAAKGEPPFDLWSADIRRFGRPHFDTDWVRTRTVEAYGKHYTMAWPHEEHDSGRPCRKSPLYDVLKDQGACFGEKLGWERPNWFADAARGETPKDEYSFGRQNWFAAVGREHQAAREAAVLFDQTSFAKFALKGPDALAAMSWICANDVDKPVGALVYTQMLNDRGGIECDLTVGRVAHDEFYIVTGTGYATHDFDWIRRNIPDGLNCQLFDITSSNAVLSLMGPKAREILQQVTRDDVSNEGFKFGTIRTIGIAGCPVQALRVTYVGELGWELHLPVEYAHTVYEALMTAGKDHGLINAGYRAIESLRLEKGYRAWGSDIGADHTPLESGLGWAVKLRKNIDFKGRAAAEAQKADGVKKMLACFTVDPEVVLLGRETIYRNGERVGWLTSGGYGHTIGQSIGYGYVRNPDGVDAEFVLNGDYELEVATQRVKATVHMQPLYDPRMARVKV; encoded by the coding sequence ATGACTGAACTTCCTTCCACGGCCAAAGCGGTCATCATCGGCGGCGGCATCATTGGGTGCTCGACCGCGTATCATCTGGCCAAAATGGGCTGGACAGACACCGTCCTATTGGAGCGCAAAAAGCTGACCTCGGGCACCACATTCCATGCCGCGGGCCTGGTGGGCCAGTTGCGGTCGAACGCCAATATCACCCAGCTGCTGGGTTATTCGGTGGATCTGTACAAGAAGCTCGAGGAAGAAACCGGGCTGGGCACCGGATGGAAAATGAACGGCGGGCTGCGGCTGGCCTGTAACGAAGAACGCTGGACCGAGGTAAAGCGGCAGGCCACCACGGCGCATTCCTTTGGGTTGGACATGCAGCTGCTGACCCCCAAGGAGGCACAGGACCTGTGGCCGCTGATGGATATCGGCGACGTGATCGGCGCTGCGTTCCTGCCCACGGATGGTCAGGCGAACCCGTCGGACATCACCCAGGCGCTGGCCAAAGGCGCGCGGATGGCGGGCGCCAGGATTTTCGAGGACACCAAGGTCACCGACCTGGAGATCGAAAATGGCAAGATCCGCGCCGTGATCACCGAACATGGCCGCATCGAATGCGAAAAGGTCATCGTCTGCGCCGGTCAATGGACCCGGGATTTTGCCGCCAAATTCGGCGTGAACGTGCCGCTGGTGCCGATGGAACACCAATATATGGTCACCGAACCCTTTGGCGTTCCCGGCAATCTGCCGACCCTGCGCGACCCCGACCGGTTGACTTATTACAAAGAGGAAGTCGGCGGTCTGGTCATGGGCGGCTACGAGGCCAACCCGATCCCCTGGGCGGTGAACGGCATCCCGCAGGGGTTCCATTACACCCTGCTCGACAGCAATTTCGACCATTTTGAACAGCTGATGGAGCTGTCGCTGGGCCGGGTTCCTGCGTTGGAAACCGCCGGGATCAAAACCCTGACCAACGGGCCGGAGAGCTTTACCCCCGACGGCAATTTCATTGTCGGTGAGGCACCGGAATTGGCGAATTTCTTTGTCGGCGCAGGTTTCAATGCCTTTGGTATCGCGTCTGGCGGTGGCGCGGGCATGGTGCTGGCAGAGTGGGCCGCCAAGGGCGAGCCCCCGTTTGATCTGTGGTCCGCAGACATTCGCCGCTTTGGCCGTCCGCACTTTGACACCGATTGGGTCCGCACCCGCACGGTCGAGGCCTATGGCAAACATTACACCATGGCCTGGCCGCACGAAGAACATGACAGCGGTCGCCCTTGCCGCAAATCACCGCTCTATGATGTGCTCAAGGACCAGGGGGCGTGTTTTGGCGAGAAACTCGGCTGGGAGCGCCCGAACTGGTTCGCAGACGCCGCGCGGGGCGAAACGCCCAAGGACGAATACAGCTTTGGCCGTCAGAATTGGTTCGCTGCCGTGGGTCGCGAACATCAGGCCGCACGCGAGGCTGCCGTGTTGTTCGATCAGACGTCGTTTGCGAAATTCGCGCTGAAAGGCCCGGATGCGCTGGCCGCAATGAGCTGGATCTGCGCCAATGACGTGGACAAACCGGTTGGTGCGCTGGTCTATACCCAAATGCTGAATGATCGCGGTGGGATTGAATGTGATCTGACCGTGGGCCGCGTCGCGCATGACGAATTCTACATCGTCACCGGTACCGGCTATGCCACCCATGATTTCGACTGGATCCGCCGCAACATCCCCGACGGGCTGAACTGTCAGCTGTTCGACATCACGTCGTCCAACGCGGTGCTGTCGTTGATGGGCCCCAAGGCACGCGAGATTCTGCAACAGGTCACTCGTGATGACGTGTCGAACGAAGGCTTCAAATTCGGCACCATCCGTACCATCGGTATCGCCGGCTGCCCGGTTCAGGCGCTGCGCGTAACATACGTTGGCGAATTGGGGTGGGAGCTGCACCTGCCGGTGGAATATGCCCACACCGTTTATGAGGCATTGATGACGGCAGGCAAGGACCATGGTTTGATCAACGCCGGTTACCGCGCAATTGAATCTTTGCGACTGGAAAAGGGATATCGTGCCTGGGGGTCTGACATCGGGGCCGATCATACGCCCCTTGAGTCCGGCCTGGGCTGGGCGGTCAAACTGCGCAAGAACATCGATTTCAAGGGGCGCGCCGCTGCCGAGGCGCAAAAGGCTGATGGCGTCAAAAAGATGCTCGCCTGTTTTACCGTGGATCCCGAAGTGGTGCTTTTGGGCCGCGAAACGATCTATCGCAACGGCGAACGCGTCGGCTGGCTGACGTCGGGGGGGTATGGCCACACGATCGGACAATCAATTGGCTACGGCTATGTGCGTAACCCGGACGGTGTGGACGCCGAATTTGTCCTGAATGGCGACTATGAACTGGAGGTCGCGACCCAAAGGGTCAAGGCAACGGTTCATATGCAGCCGCTTTATGATCCCCGCATGGCACGGGTAAAGGTCTGA
- a CDS encoding sulfatase-like hydrolase/transferase has product MAQAKNILFVMFDQLRWDYLSCYGHEHLHTPNIDRLAAKGVRFDRAYIQSPICGSSRMSTYTGRYVHSHGATGNGIPLKVGEMTMGDHLRKAGMDCWLVGKTHMRADAEGMARLGLAPDSLIGLRVAECGFDVFERDDGMLPEGPDGSYDPDGAKGFNEHLRAKGYESDNPWHDFANSGLDADGNVLSGWFLKNSDQAANIDEPDSETPYLTTRGMEFIEQADGPWCCHLSYIKPHWPYIVPEPYASMYGPEHIQPVNRSDAERQNAHPVFKAFMDTKVGQTFSRQDVRDAVIPAYMGLIKQADDQMGRLFNWLEESGRMQDTMIVLTSDHGDFLGDHWMGEKTFFQDASTKVPLIIYDPSSEADATRGTVCNALVESIDLASTFVEVAGGAVADHILEGESLLPILRGARTETDRDFAICEYDYSTSPLVDRLDVSVKEANIYMLTTKRWKLIHPMGGFRPMLFDLESDPQELVDLGDSPEHGDILEQMYDHLLAWSARNSQRQTRSTAQINAMRGASNGTGVMIGVYGEDDAPKRATIKYRDRTAPDWRDRHGKKAGPKSE; this is encoded by the coding sequence ATGGCACAGGCAAAAAACATCCTCTTTGTCATGTTCGACCAACTGCGGTGGGACTATCTCAGCTGCTACGGCCATGAACATCTGCACACCCCCAACATCGACCGACTGGCTGCAAAGGGCGTTCGCTTTGATCGGGCCTATATCCAATCGCCGATCTGCGGCAGCTCACGGATGAGCACCTATACCGGGCGTTACGTGCATTCGCATGGTGCCACCGGCAATGGCATCCCGCTCAAGGTCGGAGAAATGACCATGGGCGATCACCTGCGCAAGGCAGGCATGGACTGCTGGCTGGTCGGTAAGACCCATATGCGCGCCGATGCCGAAGGCATGGCCCGGCTGGGGTTGGCACCTGACAGCCTGATCGGCCTGCGGGTGGCAGAATGCGGGTTCGACGTGTTTGAACGCGACGACGGGATGCTGCCCGAAGGGCCCGATGGGTCCTATGACCCTGATGGTGCCAAAGGGTTCAATGAACACTTGCGCGCCAAAGGATACGAAAGTGACAACCCCTGGCATGACTTTGCCAACTCGGGCCTGGACGCCGACGGCAATGTGCTCTCGGGCTGGTTTCTGAAAAATTCGGACCAGGCGGCAAACATTGACGAACCCGACAGCGAAACCCCCTATCTCACAACGCGGGGCATGGAATTCATCGAGCAGGCCGACGGCCCCTGGTGCTGCCATCTCAGCTATATCAAACCCCATTGGCCCTATATCGTACCCGAACCCTATGCGTCGATGTATGGCCCCGAACATATCCAGCCGGTGAACCGGTCGGACGCGGAACGCCAGAATGCCCATCCGGTGTTCAAGGCCTTTATGGACACCAAGGTCGGCCAAACCTTTTCGCGCCAGGATGTGCGCGACGCCGTGATCCCGGCCTATATGGGGCTGATCAAACAGGCCGACGACCAGATGGGGCGGCTGTTCAACTGGCTCGAAGAATCCGGCCGGATGCAGGACACGATGATCGTGCTCACCTCGGACCATGGGGATTTTCTGGGGGATCACTGGATGGGGGAAAAGACGTTTTTCCAGGATGCTTCGACCAAGGTACCATTGATCATCTATGATCCCTCATCAGAAGCCGACGCCACCCGTGGCACTGTCTGCAACGCGTTGGTTGAAAGCATCGACCTGGCCTCCACCTTTGTCGAGGTCGCAGGCGGCGCGGTCGCCGACCATATCCTTGAAGGCGAAAGCCTGCTGCCGATCCTGCGCGGCGCGCGCACTGAAACCGACCGCGATTTTGCGATCTGTGAATACGATTACTCAACCTCCCCCCTGGTCGACCGGTTGGACGTATCGGTCAAGGAGGCCAATATCTACATGCTGACCACCAAACGCTGGAAGCTGATCCACCCGATGGGTGGATTTCGCCCGATGTTGTTTGATCTGGAAAGCGATCCCCAAGAGCTGGTGGATTTGGGCGACAGCCCCGAACACGGCGACATTCTGGAACAGATGTATGATCACCTGCTGGCCTGGAGCGCCCGCAACAGCCAGCGCCAAACCCGCTCGACCGCCCAGATCA